In Epinephelus lanceolatus isolate andai-2023 chromosome 13, ASM4190304v1, whole genome shotgun sequence, the following are encoded in one genomic region:
- the LOC117270479 gene encoding thyroxine 5-deiodinase-like, translating into MMHDSGGVQMARALKHSALCLMLLPRFLLAAVMLWLLDFLCIRKKVLLKMGERQDGPDDPPVCVSDSNKMFTLESLRAVWYGQKLDFLKSAHLGRAAPNTEVMLVQERRQVRILDCMKGKRPLILNFGSCSUPPFMTRLTAFQRVVSQYADIADFLVVYIEEAHPSDGWVSSDAPYQIPKHRCLEDRLRAAQLMLAEVPGSNVVVDNMDNSSNAAYGAYFERLYIVRDERVVYQGGRGPEGYRISELRNWLEQYRNDQMNSQTAVLHV; encoded by the coding sequence ATGATGCACGACTCCGGCGGTGTCCAAATGGCGAGGGCGCTGAAGCATTCAGCCCTGTGCCTGATGCTGCTGCCCCGGTTCCTCCTGGCCGCCGTCATGCTGTGGCTCCTGGATTTCTTGTGTATTAGGAAAAAAGTGCTGCTGAAAATGGGGGAGCGGCAGGACGGGCCGGACGACCCGCCGGTGTGCGTCTCTGACTCTAATAAGATGTTCACCTTGGAGTCCCTCAGGGCCGTGTGGTACGGCCAGAAATTGGACTTTCTCAAATCTGCTCACCTCGGGCGCGCGGCGCCCAACACCGAGGTGATGCTGGTCCAGGAGCGGCGGCAGGTCCGGATCCTGGACTGCATGAAAGGGAAGAGACCGCTCATCCTTAACTTTGGCAGCTGCTCCTGACCGCCATTCATGACGCGCCTGACGGCGTTTCAGCGCGTCGTGAGTCAGTACGCAGACATTGCGGACTTTTTAGTTGTATATATCGAGGAGGCGCATCCGTCGGACGGCTGGGTGAGCTCGGACGCGCCGTATCAGATCCCCAAGCACCGCTGCTTGGAGGACAGACTCAGAGCCGCGCAGCTGATGCTGGCCGAGGTGCCCGGCAGCAACGTGGTGGTGGATAATATGGACAACTCGTCCAACGCCGCGTACGGAGCCTACTTTGAGAGACTTTACATCGTGAGGGATGAGAGAGTGGTGTACCAGGGGGGCAGAGGTCCAGAGGGATACCGGATTTCCGAGCTTAGAAACTGGCTGGAGCAATACAGGAACGATCAGATGAATTCCCAAACAGCGGTGCTCCATGTGTAG